The DNA sequence TAGTTTACAGTTAAACCCTTGTGTTATTTACGTGTCTTGTTTAATGTTGATTAATTGCTATGCTGTCATACGGATACATTTCAATAGGGTTCGGTTGCATGCTTAGGTAGCTTGAAATGTTTACAATTCAAATCTTTGTGTTTATAATGTGTCTTGTTTAATGTCATTTAATTGACATGCTTTCATATGGATGTGTTTAGTGTGGTTACGTTGTATGCTTAGTTAGCTACAAATATGGTGAGTTCTATTTAATCATTGCTCAACCAACCACAACATCTTTAGCCTGCAACACTGAGTATTGTTGTCAGTGTGGCCTTCCTCCAATCTGCTGCGTTGACAGAATGTTTACCTGAACACCAGACATATGACCTCAGCTGCATTGATGCGAATTAGTTTTGTGTTGACAGCATTGTTTAGTTGTGTTGTCGCAGCCACCCTCTTGTCTGTTTTCACTTTCCCTAGTTGTTCGGTGCGGTCTGGAATAGCTGAACTTGGACACGGTTAATGCCGGCGCACTGAATAGCCAGACATCTGCGTTTAGTCTGGCAGTTGGAATGTGATCGCTGTCTGTTCGCCTGTTCATTTTTTTGTGGTAAATATCAACACAAGCTAGAGGGATTTGTACATTTTTAAGCGAGTAAGCATTATGAGAAAACATTGACAGATCCCAAACATCTATCTGTCAATACATTCAATCAAAAACATAGAATATATTAAAACACTTGCCTTTTGATTATTTTGAGTGTGGTATATTATGTTGGTGTTACTCTGTTTGGAGTAGTAAAGAAACTTAGGTTGTACAGACTACTATTCATTTTTCTTCTGTATAGTTTTTAATCTATCCCCTGTCACAGGGAAGCAAGGTTACAGGTTTGTAAAGCCTCCATCATTTGAGAGTGGTTTTATACTAATAACCTATATAGATCTCCAGCACCTCAAGAGAGATGGCCTTTAGTATAATGCTAACAGAAACATGGTAGGGAGGCCCTGCATATTACAGTAGGTCAAACATTGACTGGCATGTCTAACAATATTGATGTAACACAGGAAATGGAAAGGATTCTACTTGACTTTGGACTATAGTTGACTGAATGTTCTCAGGTGAACTTTACTAACTTTGTATCTTTGTAATTACTACACCACAAAATACAGCTTTTAACAAAGGCAGATAGGCCTATTCAGCAAATCACATTTTTTATTggtcatacacatatttagcatatgttattgcgggtgtagcgaaatgctggtGTAGTGGCAGATTCAAAGCATTGAGTCTGACCTTCAGGATTTCACACCAAAAGAAGATACTGTATTCAATCCCATTGTGCCACCTGTATGTATGacgcatcaacacacacactttatgaTGCTTGAAACCCTTGTCAATATCActgtatctctcccctcctctactccagACAGATGATGCTCAGTAACCAAGCCAGACGCCAATGAAAGATAACCGTCTGCTGCCATGACGACCAGTCGCTGCACTCTGTTGCCGGAGGTGCTGCCAGAGCGTTCTGACTCTGCCCACACAGGGAGCTGCTTGAGCGACAGGGACTTTGATCCAATGGGTAGCCTGGACTACCCGACAGAGCCTGACCTCCCAGGAAAAGCAATGGAAGAGCAGAGTAGTCTGGCCAATGGAGAGCCGCAGTACTACATGCAAGTGTCTGCCAAGGATGGGCAGCTGCTGTCACCTATCGTGGGAGCGTACGCCAAACAGAGGTATGGACCTGCCAAACATGGATGGAATAGAGTTTTGTAGGGGAGGGGTTGGTGGGGGTCAGAGGTAAAGTGAAGCTAGTTTTAAATATATACCCAAATATAACcaaacatgatttctgaatggtAACAAATCAAGTGCCTCTCAAaaggattcccccccccccctctatctGTCTGGGATGTCATTCTTGTTCTCTGTGCAGTGAAAGAGGACTATATAGATCCTATAGATGAGTAACTATGGCTTCAGACAGCTACATAACTTACATACCAATCACACTAACTGGCCCTGTGGGGTAAATGTCTGTACATTTGAAACACAACAAATGTGCTGTTCTGGCTGGATGGTGCAGAGTCTAATTTTAGCACCTTGATTAGCATGTACGCCTGACGGGActctgtcactcacacacactacggGAGACAAAGGGGGGCTTTAGCAGCAACAGCTGCAGTCATGCAGACTGGGTCACAACTGTTAGCCCCCCCCCAACGCCCTCTGAATAATCAGCCTGTGGCATAGAGCTAGCTAGCATATGGTGGCTTAGAGATAGACAGCATAGTAGCAAAGCGGTAGCTAGCATAGATTGGTGTACAGTAGAGCTGGTAGCATACATTATAGAATTGGGATCAACTTCATTTGCTACCTATTACAGAATAAATATTCCAGAATAAATTGCCATGGTAGCTACAACGTACAATGTATTATTTAATAAATACTGATTGAAGGGTATGTGCTATCCTAGTCCCAGGTCTACTTGTGCCGTCTTTCCAACTCTATGACTGGTCattggcaagacaacacaaacagatctgggaccaggttataaATATGCCTTTTTGTCATATATGTCTAATATAAACTAAATCAACAAACATTATCGCCATAGTTGTTTATTAGTTGTTTTCGTATCCAGTGATGTTGTCGTCATGTTTGTTCTGTTGATGATCAACATAAAAAACAATTTACAGATTAGATTTAAAGACTTTTATTACTTCAAACTGACGACGACTCCAAAGTTGTTTTGCTCTAGCAAAATCTTATTATTCATTATTTTGTCTGACAAGATGATGTTCATTCTGCTGTGTTAGTTATTGGCAGCGACGAGTGTTTATGTTCAAGGGGAGGTTTGTTGAGTGAGGGGCTCATTCATTCCGTCAAAGACATCGGCTTAAGTTTCCTGATGAAATCAAGGCGATCAACAACCCAACATAATCATCATCCAGATTAGAGGATTAGATGCCATATAGGAGATTGGTGAATCATGGAATCATAGATTACAGTCCATATAGTAAATTAAAGTAATAATCCTCCTTGCATATGTTGTTTTAATCCAGAAAATGTTTGATTTGAGTCTGTAATCTAAGCGATGTACTGTATCTATGTATAGTACAGAGACAGAATAGACAGGGTATTCTAACAATGTGTGACAGTGTCAAATTACACCAACACCTTCTCAGGGTTTTGTTATTTAACCAGCTAGTTTTCTATCCACTGAAATATTGACCTGATATTTTTGAAAACCTCTAGTCAGTGAATTGTGATGTCCAATCTTAGTTGTTATTGTTCtcagaaagggagagaagagggatacTTAGTTGTTATTGTTCTCAGAAagggggaagggaaagggggatacctagtcagttgtacaactgaatgccttcaactgaaatgtgtcttctgcatttaaccctctctgaatcagagaggtgcgggggctgccttaatcgacatccatgtcttcagcgcccggggaacagtgggttaactgccttgcgcaggagaagaacgacagatttttactttgtcagctcggggatttgatccagcaaccttccggttactggcacaacgctgtaaccactaggctacctgcccggATACTTAGTCAGATGCTATTGTTCTCAGAAAGGGGGAAGTAGGATCCCTAGTCAGTTGTTATTGTTCTCAGAAAGGGGGAAGTAGGATCCCTAGTCATCTGTTATTGTTCGCGGgaaggggaatacctagtcagttgcacaactgaatgcattcagctgtgtcttctgcatttaacccaacccctctaaatCGGAGAGGTGCGGGGTGCTGCCTTAATGGACGTCCACGTCATCAGCGCACAGGGAGCAGTCGTTGTTGGGAGTTAACTTCCTTGCTCAAGGGTGGAATGGCACATTTTTCCACCTACGGTCCCAAGCTTCAAGGGGAACAGAAAACACCAGCCTGTGAAAACATCAGCGTGTCTAAAGACAATTTCTTTCTGTTCCTCTTTTCCTCACTTCGTTCTATATCGCCGAAGCCCTCTGCCTGAGCGGCCCATGTGTCGGATCTGTCATGACGGAGGGGGTCAGGAGGAGCTGCTCTCCCCCTGTGAGTGTGCAGGGACCCTGGGTACCATCCACCGGAGCTGTCTGGAGCACTGGCTCTCTGCTTCTGGCACCAGCGCTTGTGAGCTCTGCCACTACCAGTTCACTGTACAGAGGAAGAACCGGCCACTGATGGAGGTACAGTATACAGAAGCATaagtacacacatgcacacacaaaatgcaGCATGTAAATAAACCATTGTCATAATGACATGCTACCCATACACATATACTGTGCATGGCCCTTCTCGCTGTGCATGGCCCTTCTGTCCCCATCTGTCCACATAATCCCAACAAACACATATATGTTTGTCCGCACTGGGCTTAAAACCAGGCCTTAGGCCTGTCCTGTTTTTCCATGTTATTTTCATGTTTCATCAAAACAACATGCCAAAGGATTTTGTTGGCTCTTGCTATCTTTTAGGAAGAACACAGTCTAGTAAATCTGTCATTTATAGTAATTTATAAACTGTGGTTGGATGTTTGGTCTATATGCACAGATGGAATATGAAGTGAAGGGGGTTTAAGACACTTTGGGCTTCTGGTAAACATTCCATGACACTTCACACACCCCACTTCCTCTACATTCTCAGCAGTTACACTAGTTGTCATCCAATCCTCCATGTTACTATGGGTTATATCATCACACTGGTGTTACTGTGTGTCTTATTAGCACTGTAACAGTTAAAAGTGCATGTTTTTCAGGGGTGAGTTTCCCGAAAGCTCTTAAATCGCAAAATAATTGTCAACACACAGCAAAAACACCTAGTCATCTGTCCTCTGTAAATTAATACTGCAAGTGAATGAATAAATCAACTCCAAATGAGTTTTGGTTCTCGTGGTAATAAGTAAGCTCACTGCTAATATTGGTTGTATTTCTGAATTTCTTTACCCCTCTTTTCCCCATCTATTTGAAGAAGATTTCACCCCATATTTTTGTGGAATGAATTCGACCACAATAATAATGTGTGTTCCTATGTATGTGCGTGTCCTCGTCTCCACAATAACCTCTAGCTAACATGTTATTACCCCCTAGCATCTCCTCCATTCTTTGTGCATCAGGACACTGCCTCCATATTTAATATATCATTGGATAGCAGTGGTGCAAAGTGGTTGTTTGGTGGCAATTACACCCGTACCATGCATACCATGGTAGCACTTCTCATCAGACCTGGATTCAACTACTATTCCAAAACATTCAACTACTTTGATCGTTTGCTTAAGCCTGTCTGGTGTGTCGAATTGGTGGGATTTGCAATTTTGGGACAGTTCTATTGGTTCCACAGTGCTAGGtgagctcaatcaagcacagctgaagAAACTGAAAATATTTCAAAtcgtatttgaacccagatctgatTCCTCATGAATATAATATCTCATCTATATATCGTGCCTCATCGTCTGGATCATAAAGAGAGCTCTGTTCCATGGGCTTTTGAGGATGCACCAGGATTTGTATTTTATATTCTTGGAGTCATAGACTTTTAATattgacaaaccacagacatTGTGGGTTGGTTTGCGGTTGAATTTCTCGTTATGTTCAGGAGAAGTCTACTTTCCAAATATTTGAAGAATGGGCTTTAGTTAAAGATGTACTCTTgaacttttgtataatttcatcCATTAGTTTTGAAAATgatgctcacgagccaaaagtgttCCCTGTTTtttgtgtactatgtcatcaaATTGTGCAATATGTtgtccatttcgtatgatatgttacgtcctTAAAATCATACAAATGTTGAACTATAGGTTACTAATTTGTTGCGTTTAAGATCCTGGAGTGCATCTTTAATATACTGAAACCAAAGATATTGTTGGGTAGTTGGCAATCCACGCTAGCTGTCTATCAAAGCGCATGTTGCTTTGGAATAGAAGCTGTATGCAGACCATGAGGTTCATAGCTAAACCAGCAAGGCATCATTTGGTTGGCTCTAGCCCAACCTAGCCCAACCCCCGAAAACCTGACCGGCATCCTGTTTTAGAGTAAATCCAGTTACTCTCTTCACTCTTAACATATTGCTATCAAACTCAGTTAGCAATTTTCTGCTAGCAATACACTGCACCTCCAGTTCCTGTTAGCTGGAAGACCATAAAACAATATAACGTTAATGGTGTTAGCTGAGCAAATCTAGAATTTACTGTAACAAGACCTCGAAAACCCAAGGGTGGTTGAGTCCTATACTACAGTACATACCTGGTTTGAGGAATtagcgaggtaactttggtcaattGAGTTAAACTCGGGATAACCAATACCAAGGAAGTGGCTCATATTTTAtccaggtacatttctatggtAATGAATCCTCCTGGGTAGGCTAACTCAATTTATCCTGAATTAAGTGTGAGTCGCGAGCTGAGGAAcaatgaaatcagattccctccctctcGCAAAGTTTGcgtcatcatccccttcatttgagaAAGACAACTGACAAAATATTTTCTTAAtcaatcaaatgcttttttgGTGTGTTTAAAAAATAGCAAGGTTAAAATACATATCACATTGCACATTTAGTGTCGATGCACTCGCATCATTTTCATGACGTTGTCAGCCAACCCGTCTATAAAGACTTCAACAAGCCTATTTCACACCGCAGCCTGTTGAACTTTATTTCATTTTGATTTCAgcacaaatgaaaatgtggcactgactcgcCCATTGATTGATGTTTCTGTTGTCAGCAAACGTGacattttctctcctctctccgtctctagtGGGTGCGTAAccttttctttcctctctctgtctctagtgggTGCGTAACCCGGGCCTGCGCCAGGAAAAACGGACGCTGTTCGGCGACATGGTGTGCTTCCTGCTCATCACGCCTCTGGCCACAATCTCGGGGTGGCTGTGTCTGCGGGGGGCCGTGGACCACCTGCACTTTTCCAGCCGCCTGGAGGCCGTGGGCCTCATCACCCTCACCGTGGCCCTCTTCACCATCTACCTCTTCTGGACCCTGGTGAGTAGAGGGGGGATGGGGGGTGGCAGCCAGTACATCTCAGCAGAGGCCAGACTGATTTTGGGCGTTTCTTGTGCATTTTGCGCAAATTCGTTCTCGTTTTCACTTCGATGTGTCAGTGAAGCAAAACCCTTGCACAAATAAATCGCATTATTCACAAATGTCTCATAGGGAGGACACATAAAAGCCATTTGACTGGTAAAAAACAATCTAACTAGTATAAACATTAGTTGACTCTCTGGATCCTCCATTCCTATTGTGTACACTGTAGGATCCTCTTTTCAGGGTGCTATGCAGGAAATAGGAATGCAACCCTGGGAATTTAGCACTTTTAGTCAGCTACTTGGTTTGCTCAGGATAAAAGAtgcccttaggcacagatctaggatcagcttaccctgtCCCAATTCTAGACATTGCTCAACACAAAACCAACGTCAGACCAGTGTCTAGGGCAGAGATGggaaactttgatgggggtgaggatcacaaaaaatctgaactcatcatgaggggctgcagttGCTTGCAGGTCTTTGTACCCCCCAGATAGCTGGctgctagactaatttaccaatctgaAAGAAGTTAGCTGAaattggctaattgagtgactatcagtgactgacagaGATACTGCTGACGCAAAACCAAATTTCACCTTGTGTATTGTACTA is a window from the Salmo trutta chromosome 23, fSalTru1.1, whole genome shotgun sequence genome containing:
- the marchf3 gene encoding E3 ubiquitin-protein ligase MARCH3, with product MTTSRCTLLPEVLPERSDSAHTGSCLSDRDFDPMGSLDYPTEPDLPGKAMEEQSSLANGEPQYYMQVSAKDGQLLSPIVGAYAKQSPLPERPMCRICHDGGGQEELLSPCECAGTLGTIHRSCLEHWLSASGTSACELCHYQFTVQRKNRPLMEWVRNPGLRQEKRTLFGDMVCFLLITPLATISGWLCLRGAVDHLHFSSRLEAVGLITLTVALFTIYLFWTLVSLRYHCRLYNEWRQTNQRVVLLLPRSHGEPSAPPSSRGPSREKWPSKETIV